The Theileria parva strain Muguga chromosome 1, complete sequence, whole genome shotgun sequence DNA window GCTGGGAAACTGTTCATAAAATTGGGGAATTGAGAGTCAAAATGTCTTTTGAAGAATATGCAAAGGAGTAGTAAAACCCTAACACCAACCAGAACAGtaataacacatttactaATTGTATAAGTTTGAGTACTTTTAAGGTCAattttttcttcttctAAGTGACAATTTGAGTCTAAATATGACTTTCCAGGACCACTCTCCTCGTCATATGAACGTATCCGAAACAGgaataaattgtatttCCCCATGATTTCTTGCAGTATCGCTGGAATACACCGGCCAATCAAGTCAAAAACTTGGTGTAAAACGACTATTACCAACGTCTTCAACTCAGTCTTAAAATAGGGAAACTGATCCGTCAAATACATTACTACATCATTTTCACACTATTAAATAAGATTAActaagtaaaataagtaattaTTACGTATGGAGGAATTGAAGAATCCTTCGGAGGATTCGATGATGATTAATAGAATTGCGTATGCGTAGATGCATTGGTACATGTGTAGCCCCTTCATCCACGTTTTCCAAGAGTTAAATCTGCTTGCTGAACGCCACTTTCGCTGCTTATCATTAGATTTCAAGTGGTAGTTTGACATTACCATTAGGATTGGTATCCCGAGTAAAAGTAGTATCATCATCTGATATGTCATAAGGACATCAGATTCTTGTAGAAAACGGGTTTCTCTACCTCTGAACGAATTGATTTTCatgaaaataacaataattagCACTAGGAGATATCCAATTGGTCTGCCAATTTGATATGACAGCATCTTGTGAACTTTATTTCCGGGTATGAATTTGTCGTTTACAGATGTGATTCCAATTAAATCTATAATGCCCAGGAATATGCAGCCGATTTCAGTGGCTAAATGAAAGAACAATTTACTCTTGAAAATTTTCAGTAGTGTGTTCAGAAGTGTGCAGTAAACTGTCGCAAATGACACTGTCAGGGAGATGAAAATCAGTAATATATTAAGTGGAAAGAACAAGAACGCGATTGAAACACCGGAACTTGAGGTTAGTAATGCAATTGTGAGTGAATTAGACGCAAATTCTGTAGACCGCTCGGGTTGGATTTCAAGCACGCCCGAGTAAACCCTAGCAGCAATTGCTGACATTACTATGCCAAATGTTGTTATTGTTCCCAGTAGAAACCATATCGAATTAGTAAAATGTAACCTTCTGTTACTTTGTACGATTTCAACATCGTTAGACACACCACCGGAATCACTCATCAACTCAAACTGAAATAAACTAAACTTTCAAAAATTTCcaacaatttaataataaaataataattaaactgtatcaaatttaattttttccaattttaacaaactAGCCAATTTTTACCATACGGTCCCTTTTTTACCGTATATACAGTCgttttttaatgatttttcaGGTTATTACTGTTTAGTTTAGATTTATctttagtgtaaaaatgatttttataGGTAAAATTggattattttaataccCAAATTAACACATATATTACCATATAACACGGGAAAATAAAGTATGTAATTACTATCAAGTACATATTTACAGTGCAgcaatagtattatatagttaatgcCATAGGTAAGTAACCCTGGATTGGATTTTCCAGGTCAAACCCAGCCAGTAGTAATGGTACCAAGGGCATACTTTAGGGTCCAGTTACTCTTCGTACACACTTAATTAcgagttaattataattttctgGTCTTAATAGAGGTTAAATCTGTTGGTTTATGTGGAAATTTTGgggttttaaaattttcgaaATTTGGCCATTTTGGCCTGGACCCAAAAGTGACATTTGGGTTCcgaaaaaatcaaaatttttcgactatttagaaaattaatttaattaattccaAATCGTTCCTATTGATGTTTTAGTCATcaaaatacttaaatttaagaaaaAAAGTTAGTTTTAGCTATAGAAAATTTGGGTTCTTTATGAATCCTCAGGTTCACTTGAGCTGTTATTATACAGttttatttatctattAGACAGAAATTTTCTAGTTATTATCctaaattaacactaattcaactttaaaatagataaattatcCTAAATTAAGTTCTATAAAGCAGATTTCTGAGCTCAAAAATCTTAGAACCTCCCcgtaaattaacaaaataaatataaaattccttaattatataccttaaatactcttaaaactattatataaatatctaCAATTCgatatatttactataattTGTACTTATTGCTATGGTTAAGTACCCCTCAGGGTATTATCCTGGCCCTGTTAAGCACAAGTTTAAGCTCCATTTACTCAGTGTACACAGCGAATTTCCActttataacaattttccGATTcttaacaatgttaattaaagttaataatgtgGAAATTTgggaaaataaaaatttttaattttggcCTAAAATCCCTGGACCCAAAAGTGACATTTCGGTTCcgaaaaaaatttttttccaaaatttttaacgaataaattatttaattccAACACATTCCAAACATCGTTTTAGACACCAAATCACTTAAAATTCTTCTTAAAAGTTAGTTTAAACTATAGAAAATTCTGGTTTTAGTAGGCACCTGGCCACTGTACAACGGTACTTTTAACCACTATTACCCAGCTATTAGACTGGAAATACTCCTAAATAACCCTTAACTAACACtaaataaacttaaatATGCTCAAATTACCCTAAATTTAGcttaataaaatgtatttttaggGTAAGAGAAATGAGAACCCCTAGAACTACACATGtatgataatatatactCAGTATACCATAACCATACTAAGATATCTACACATATACCCATGaatatacttaatagtACTATTGTTAGTAATACTTTTAGGTATTCTAGGACAAGTTTACTCCATTAACTGGTCTGAGAGCCAAAATTCTCAATTATTGTTGCTAATTCTTGACGCAAACGTTTATTCTTACGATTTCCAAATATTCCTACTATTACTCCcaattttactataataattgtggTAATTGTAGAAGTATTTAGGATATGTATGCACCATACACTGGAATTATCCCTAATTCCATaccaattaattattttacatttttatacataattttacaatttatatataattttataatttatatttgttattttgtacaatattttaccaGTTTAATGTagaaattttttacacattttcaatatcttacacattatcCAAACTTTCCCAAATTTTATccataaaatattcttttatcattttttaaataatcttttaaatgggaatttagttttttatcgtaaattttaactttttaaactaattttaaca harbors:
- a CDS encoding putative integral membrane protein encodes the protein MSDSGGVSNDVEIVQSNRRLHFTNSIWFLLGTITTFGIVMSAIAARVYSGVLEIQPERSTEFASNSLTIALLTSSSGVSIAFLFFPLNILLIFISLTVSFATVYCTLLNTLLKIFKSKLFFHLATEIGCIFLGIIDLIGITSVNDKFIPGNKVHKMLSYQIGRPIGYLLVLIIVIFMKINSFRGRETRFLQESDVLMTYQMMILLLLGIPILMVMSNYHLKSNDKQRKWRSASRFNSWKTWMKGLHMYQCIYAYAILLIIIESSEGFFNSSILMYLTDQFPYFKTELKTLVIVVLHQVFDLIGRCIPAILQEIMGKYNLFLFRIRSYDEESGPGKSYLDSNCHLEEEKIDLKSTQTYTISKCVITVLVGVRVLLLLCIFFKRHFDSQFPNFMNSFPAVILITMYNSLVRGAVVSLVYTQLCLVVERNGPVTPDEQEFKAESTSNYCRKIELVDPDLMISLIIAAFRVLETVPFVFWTYIGFKYNSVLMDCELYYQRHEHWPTDALESDFDRFIWWITLIISKILRDICNPFGRL